A single region of the Rhodococcus sp. W8901 genome encodes:
- a CDS encoding anaerobic C4-dicarboxylate transporter family protein, which translates to METLKMVLELVVVLGAIVMGTRSSGVALGLWGGAGVAVLVFVFGEDVGTPPVDALLIVLSVVLASSMMQVAGGIDWMVTIAARLISKRPKQITLIAPLVAFLFSVGAGTSNILYPLLPVIYDLSYRNGVRPSRPLSLSVVSTGVALACSPVSAAMAAMVTLTDVSPYDFELIDIIKITLPAAIIGIVLSAFVVNKLGKELRDDPEVQARIESGELEVAGAGGPGALKLESTTKGRNAALIFLAGVAAIVVFGLFKDIRPDAADGTPLGMTPIIEMIMFLVGTVILLVSRPDVSTVPASTVFRAGMVSAIALFGLAWLTDTFISAHSDTITNTVGDWVNAAPWIFALGVFLVCVLTTSQSTATRTIVPIGLAAGIAPGVLSGMWAGAFAGVYLLPTNGSQIAAANFDLSGTTKLGTKLVDHSFFIPTVVLAATTVAAGAGLGVLLG; encoded by the coding sequence ATGGAGACGTTGAAGATGGTGCTCGAACTCGTGGTCGTGCTGGGCGCGATCGTGATGGGCACCCGCTCGAGCGGCGTCGCGCTCGGCCTGTGGGGCGGCGCGGGCGTGGCCGTGCTGGTGTTCGTGTTCGGCGAGGACGTCGGAACGCCGCCGGTGGACGCGCTGCTGATCGTCCTGTCGGTGGTGCTGGCGTCGTCGATGATGCAGGTGGCCGGCGGCATCGACTGGATGGTGACCATTGCCGCCCGGCTCATCTCGAAGCGGCCGAAACAGATCACGCTGATCGCGCCGCTGGTCGCGTTCCTGTTCTCGGTGGGCGCCGGGACGTCGAACATCCTGTACCCGCTGCTCCCGGTGATCTACGACCTGTCGTACCGGAACGGGGTCCGGCCGTCGCGTCCGCTGTCGTTGTCGGTCGTGTCGACCGGCGTCGCGCTCGCCTGCAGCCCGGTCTCGGCCGCGATGGCCGCGATGGTGACGCTCACCGACGTCTCGCCGTACGACTTCGAACTCATCGACATCATCAAGATCACGCTGCCGGCCGCGATCATCGGCATCGTGCTCTCGGCGTTCGTCGTCAACAAGCTCGGTAAGGAACTGCGCGACGACCCCGAGGTGCAGGCCCGGATCGAGTCCGGGGAACTCGAGGTCGCGGGGGCCGGTGGTCCGGGCGCCCTCAAACTCGAATCGACCACGAAGGGCCGCAACGCTGCGCTGATCTTCCTCGCCGGTGTCGCCGCGATCGTCGTGTTCGGTCTGTTCAAGGACATCCGGCCGGATGCCGCCGACGGCACCCCGCTCGGCATGACGCCGATCATCGAGATGATCATGTTCCTCGTCGGCACCGTGATCCTGCTGGTGTCGCGGCCCGACGTGTCCACGGTGCCCGCCTCGACGGTGTTCCGTGCCGGCATGGTCTCGGCGATCGCCCTGTTCGGACTCGCGTGGCTGACCGACACGTTCATCAGCGCACACAGCGACACCATCACCAACACCGTCGGCGACTGGGTGAACGCGGCACCGTGGATCTTCGCGCTCGGCGTGTTCCTCGTGTGTGTCCTCACCACGAGCCAGTCGACCGCGACCCGAACGATCGTGCCGATCGGTCTCGCGGCGGGCATCGCGCCGGGCGTCCTCAGCGGAATGTGGGCCGGCGCCTTCGCCGGCGTCTACCTGCTGCCCACCAACGGCTCCCAGATCGCGGCCGCCAACTTCGACCTGTC
- a CDS encoding ATP-dependent helicase translates to MDAVLDRFSAPTREWFDGAFDAPTAAQLGAWDSIASGSHTLVVAPTGSGKTLSAFLWALDQLSTSTESDRATRVLYISPLKALGVDVERNLRAPLVGITQTAKRLGSEPPEIRVGVRSGDTPTGERRKLIKTPPDILITTPESLFLMLTSSARETLAAVDTVIVDEVHAVAGTKRGAHLALSLERLDQLLTKPAQRIGLSATVRPHEEVGRFLAGAAPIRIVAPPAAKTFDLTVRVPVEDMTELGVAEPDPDSMSPAPQAGSIWPHVEEQIVDLILAHRSSIVFANSRRLAEKLTARLNEIYAERLGGAVEKQGRPPAQIGAPTEVNYGADPLLARAHHGSVSKDQRAIIEDDLKSGRLRCVVATSSLELGIDMGAVDLVVQVEAPPSVASGLQRVGRAGHQVGEISRGVLFPKHRTDLIHCAVTVERMTSGKIEALEIPANPLDILAQQTVAATALEPIDVEQWYEMVRRSGSFATLPRSAYESTLDLLAGRYPSDEFAELRPRLVWDRDAGTLTGRPGSQRLAVTSGGAIPDRGLFAVYMVGEKASRVGELDEEMVYESRVGDVFALGATSWRIEEITFDRVLVSPAYGLPGRLPFWHGDGLGRPAELGEALGGFLRELSTSTPDEVATRLAASGLDANATTNLAALIDDQQQATGRVPTDRTLVVERFRDELGDWRLVLHSPYGLRVHAPWALAVGARLRERFGVDAAPTASDDGIIVRLPDTEDNPPGAELFAFERDEIEDIVTDEVGGSALFASRFRECAARALLLPRRTPGKRAPLWQQRQRSAQLLDVARKYPTFPILLETVRECLQDVYDLPALRDLFGRIARRQIRIVEVETASPSPFASSLLFDYIGAFMYEGDSPLAERRAAALSLDSTLLAELLGRVELRELLDADVIAKAEHELQRLVPERHARDVEGIADLLRLLGPLTTEEAAARATADPLPWLEELVEHRRALHVSFAGRQWWTAIEDAARLRDGLGVPLPIGTPAAFIEPVDDPLGDLLSRFARTHSPFTLAEAADRFGIGSAVARDVLVRLANEKRVVEGEFRPGATGSEWCDAEVLRRLRRRSLAAAREDVEPVSTATLGRFLPGWQHVGGSLRGIDGVATVVEQLAGVPVPASALETLILGSRVRDYSPAMLDELTSTGEVLWAGAGQISGKDGWVSLHLAESSPLTLAAPADIELTEMHRSVLDTLAGGGAYFFRQLSDTLGATDDPALTSALWDLVWAGYLGNDTLAPLRALLSDTSRSTPSHRTPRRAPRAHAYRRLGRPTMPTRPGPPTAGGRWSLLPEPEPDPTLRAHATADLLLERYGVVTRGSVVSENVPGGFALMYKVFSGFEDGGRCRRGYFVDTLGGAQFSTSDVVDRLRSYSDTIEGRHTSTPAVTLAACDPANPYGAALPWPPSMSGEDAPRHRPGRKAGGLVALVEGELVLFVERGGRTVLTFTDDIGALRTAAESLAGTVKRGGIDKVVVEKVDGATIHGHDFAQLLAEVGFSATPRGYRLRA, encoded by the coding sequence ATGGACGCCGTCCTCGACCGCTTCTCCGCGCCCACCCGGGAGTGGTTCGACGGTGCCTTCGATGCGCCGACGGCCGCACAGCTCGGGGCGTGGGACTCCATCGCGAGCGGGTCGCACACGCTCGTCGTGGCACCCACCGGCTCCGGCAAGACCCTGTCGGCGTTCCTGTGGGCGCTCGACCAGCTGTCCACGTCGACCGAGTCCGACCGGGCCACCCGTGTCCTGTACATCTCGCCGCTCAAGGCGCTGGGCGTCGACGTCGAGCGGAACCTGCGCGCCCCGCTGGTCGGGATCACCCAGACCGCGAAGCGGCTCGGGTCGGAGCCCCCGGAGATCCGCGTGGGTGTGCGTTCCGGTGACACCCCCACCGGTGAGCGCCGCAAGCTGATCAAGACCCCGCCGGACATCCTCATCACCACCCCCGAGTCGCTGTTCCTGATGCTCACGTCGTCGGCGCGGGAGACGCTCGCGGCAGTCGACACGGTGATCGTCGACGAGGTACACGCAGTCGCCGGCACCAAACGCGGCGCCCACCTCGCGCTGTCGCTCGAGCGCCTCGACCAGCTCCTGACCAAGCCCGCCCAGCGGATCGGGCTGTCGGCGACCGTGCGTCCGCACGAGGAGGTGGGCCGGTTCCTGGCGGGCGCCGCGCCCATCCGGATCGTGGCGCCGCCCGCAGCGAAGACCTTCGATCTCACCGTGCGGGTCCCGGTCGAGGACATGACCGAACTCGGCGTCGCGGAACCGGATCCGGACTCGATGTCGCCGGCGCCGCAGGCCGGGTCCATCTGGCCGCACGTCGAGGAGCAGATCGTGGACCTGATCCTCGCGCATCGCTCATCGATCGTGTTCGCGAACTCCCGCCGCCTCGCCGAGAAGCTCACCGCACGGCTCAACGAGATCTACGCCGAACGCCTCGGCGGCGCCGTCGAGAAGCAGGGCCGGCCGCCGGCGCAGATCGGCGCGCCCACCGAGGTGAACTACGGCGCCGATCCCCTACTGGCCCGCGCCCACCACGGTTCGGTGAGCAAGGACCAGCGGGCCATCATCGAGGACGATCTCAAGTCGGGACGGTTGCGCTGTGTCGTCGCGACCAGCAGCCTCGAACTCGGCATCGACATGGGCGCGGTCGACCTCGTCGTCCAGGTCGAGGCGCCGCCGTCCGTCGCGAGCGGACTGCAGCGCGTCGGCCGCGCCGGACACCAGGTGGGCGAGATCTCCCGCGGCGTGCTGTTCCCCAAGCACCGCACCGACCTGATCCACTGCGCCGTCACCGTCGAACGGATGACCAGTGGCAAAATCGAGGCGCTCGAGATCCCGGCCAACCCGCTCGACATCCTCGCGCAGCAGACCGTCGCCGCCACCGCGCTCGAACCGATCGACGTGGAGCAGTGGTACGAAATGGTCCGTCGCAGTGGGTCGTTCGCGACGCTACCCCGCTCGGCGTACGAGTCGACGCTGGACCTGCTCGCGGGCCGCTATCCGTCCGACGAGTTCGCCGAGCTTCGGCCCCGGCTCGTCTGGGATCGCGACGCCGGCACCCTCACCGGACGGCCCGGGTCGCAGCGCCTCGCCGTCACCTCCGGCGGCGCCATCCCCGACCGCGGCCTGTTCGCGGTGTACATGGTCGGCGAGAAGGCCTCTCGGGTGGGCGAACTCGACGAGGAGATGGTGTACGAGTCCCGGGTGGGCGATGTGTTCGCACTCGGCGCCACCAGTTGGCGGATCGAGGAGATCACGTTCGACCGCGTGCTCGTCAGTCCCGCGTACGGACTGCCCGGACGGCTGCCGTTCTGGCACGGCGACGGTCTGGGCCGTCCCGCCGAACTCGGGGAGGCGCTCGGGGGGTTCCTGCGCGAGCTGTCCACCAGCACCCCGGACGAGGTGGCCACCCGACTCGCCGCGAGCGGACTCGACGCCAACGCCACCACCAACCTCGCGGCCCTGATCGACGATCAGCAGCAGGCCACCGGACGCGTCCCCACCGACCGCACGCTCGTCGTCGAACGTTTCCGCGACGAACTCGGCGACTGGCGACTGGTGCTGCACTCGCCCTACGGGCTGCGCGTGCACGCGCCGTGGGCGCTCGCGGTGGGCGCCCGACTGCGGGAACGCTTCGGCGTCGACGCCGCCCCCACCGCGTCCGACGACGGCATCATCGTCCGCCTGCCCGACACCGAGGACAACCCGCCCGGCGCCGAACTGTTCGCGTTCGAGCGCGACGAGATCGAGGACATCGTCACCGACGAGGTGGGCGGCTCGGCACTGTTCGCGTCGCGGTTCCGCGAATGTGCCGCGCGCGCACTGCTGTTGCCGCGCCGCACCCCCGGCAAGCGGGCGCCGCTGTGGCAGCAGCGGCAGCGCTCGGCGCAACTGCTCGACGTCGCCCGCAAGTATCCGACGTTCCCGATCCTGCTCGAGACCGTGCGCGAATGCCTGCAGGACGTCTACGACCTGCCCGCGCTGCGCGACCTGTTCGGCCGCATCGCCCGTCGGCAGATCCGCATCGTCGAGGTGGAGACCGCGTCGCCGTCGCCGTTCGCGAGCTCGCTGCTGTTCGACTACATCGGCGCGTTCATGTACGAGGGCGACAGCCCGCTCGCCGAACGCCGCGCTGCCGCGCTGTCCCTGGACTCGACACTGCTCGCCGAACTGCTCGGCCGGGTGGAACTGCGCGAACTCCTCGACGCCGACGTCATCGCCAAGGCCGAACACGAACTGCAGCGCCTGGTCCCGGAACGGCACGCCCGCGACGTCGAGGGCATCGCCGACCTGCTGCGCCTGCTGGGGCCACTGACCACCGAGGAGGCCGCCGCCCGCGCCACCGCCGACCCGCTGCCGTGGCTCGAGGAACTGGTGGAACACCGGCGCGCGCTGCACGTCTCGTTCGCGGGCCGCCAGTGGTGGACCGCGATCGAGGACGCCGCACGGCTGCGCGACGGGCTCGGCGTACCGCTGCCGATCGGCACGCCCGCGGCATTCATCGAGCCGGTCGACGACCCACTGGGCGATCTGCTGAGTCGCTTCGCGCGCACCCACAGCCCGTTCACGCTGGCCGAGGCCGCGGACCGGTTCGGCATCGGATCGGCCGTCGCGCGGGACGTGCTGGTCCGGCTCGCGAACGAGAAGCGCGTGGTCGAGGGCGAGTTCCGTCCCGGCGCCACCGGCAGCGAGTGGTGCGACGCGGAGGTGCTGCGGCGCCTGCGCCGGCGTTCGCTGGCCGCGGCCCGCGAGGACGTCGAACCGGTGAGCACCGCGACCCTCGGCCGCTTCCTGCCGGGCTGGCAGCACGTCGGAGGTTCGCTGCGCGGCATCGACGGTGTCGCGACCGTCGTGGAACAGCTTGCAGGAGTTCCGGTTCCGGCGTCCGCCCTCGAAACCCTGATCCTGGGCTCGCGCGTCCGCGACTACTCCCCCGCGATGCTCGACGAACTCACCTCCACCGGCGAGGTGCTGTGGGCGGGCGCCGGACAGATCTCCGGGAAGGACGGCTGGGTGAGCCTGCACCTGGCCGAATCGTCCCCGCTCACGCTCGCGGCGCCCGCCGACATCGAACTCACCGAGATGCACCGCTCCGTCCTCGACACCCTCGCCGGCGGCGGCGCGTACTTCTTCCGGCAACTCTCGGACACACTCGGCGCGACGGACGATCCCGCGCTCACCTCCGCGCTGTGGGACCTGGTGTGGGCGGGATACCTCGGCAACGACACACTGGCCCCGCTGCGGGCGCTGCTGTCGGACACCTCGCGCTCCACACCCAGCCACCGCACGCCACGGCGCGCACCCCGCGCGCACGCCTACCGGCGGCTGGGCCGGCCCACCATGCCCACCAGACCCGGCCCGCCCACCGCGGGCGGACGCTGGTCGCTGCTTCCCGAACCCGAGCCGGACCCCACGCTGCGCGCACACGCCACCGCCGACCTGCTGCTCGAACGCTACGGTGTCGTCACCCGCGGATCGGTGGTGAGCGAGAACGTTCCCGGCGGCTTCGCCTTGATGTACAAGGTCTTCAGCGGCTTCGAGGACGGTGGCCGCTGCCGCCGCGGCTACTTCGTCGACACCCTCGGCGGTGCCCAGTTCTCCACCTCCGACGTCGTCGACCGGCTGCGGAGCTACAGTGACACGATCGAAGGCCGGCACACCTCCACCCCCGCCGTCACGCTCGCGGCATGCGATCCCGCGAACCCGTACGGCGCGGCACTGCCGTGGCCTCCGTCGATGTCGGGCGAGGACGCACCGCGGCACCGGCCCGGCCGCAAGGCCGGCGGCTTGGTGGCGCTCGTCGAGGGCGAACTGGTGCTGTTCGTCGAGCGCGGCGGACGCACCGTCCTCACCTTCACCGACGACATCGGCGCACTGCGCACCGCCGCGGAATCGCTCGCCGGCACCGTCAAACGCGGAGGCATCGACAAGGTCGTAGTCGAGAAGGTCGACGGCGCAACGATTCACGGACACGACTTCGCACAACTGCTCGCCGAGGTCGGATTCTCGGCCACCCCGCGCGGCTACAGATTGCGGGCGTGA
- a CDS encoding Fpg/Nei family DNA glycosylase, translating to MPEGDTVWRTAQRLDAALTRHVLTECDVRVPRYATVDLSGNTVDSVIARGKHLLTRVGDHTIHTHLKMEGAWHVYPRGARWKRPGHQARIVLGTDDAVAVGFSLGITEVIGRDEEESVVGHLGPDLLGPDWDAAVAAANLAAAEDRPIGEALLDQRIMAGIGNVYRNEICFLRGVDPRTPTDRVPDLPKVVDLAHRLLQANRDRAVRVTTGDRRPGRRDWVYGRGGKPCLRCGTLIVADELAEGPGRERSIFYCPNCQPLR from the coding sequence ATGCCCGAGGGAGACACCGTCTGGCGGACGGCGCAGCGGCTCGACGCAGCCCTCACCCGCCACGTGCTCACCGAGTGCGACGTCCGGGTCCCGCGCTACGCGACCGTCGACCTGTCCGGCAACACGGTCGACTCGGTGATCGCCCGCGGCAAACACCTGCTGACCCGGGTCGGCGACCACACGATCCACACCCACCTGAAGATGGAGGGCGCCTGGCACGTGTACCCCCGGGGCGCCCGGTGGAAGCGCCCCGGACATCAGGCCCGCATCGTTCTGGGCACCGATGACGCCGTCGCCGTGGGATTCTCACTCGGCATCACCGAAGTGATCGGCCGCGACGAGGAGGAGAGCGTCGTCGGCCACCTGGGCCCCGACCTGCTCGGCCCCGACTGGGACGCGGCGGTCGCGGCCGCGAATCTGGCTGCGGCCGAGGATCGTCCGATCGGCGAGGCCCTGCTGGACCAGCGCATCATGGCGGGCATCGGCAACGTGTACCGCAACGAGATCTGCTTCCTACGCGGCGTCGATCCGCGAACCCCCACCGACCGGGTGCCGGACCTGCCCAAGGTGGTCGACCTGGCGCACCGACTGCTCCAGGCCAACCGCGACCGCGCCGTCCGCGTCACCACCGGTGATCGACGGCCCGGCCGACGGGACTGGGTGTACGGGCGCGGCGGCAAGCCGTGCCTGCGCTGCGGCACCCTGATCGTGGCCGACGAGTTGGCCGAGGGACCCGGCCGCGAGCGTTCGATCTTCTACTGCCCCAACTGTCAGCCGCTGCGCTGA
- a CDS encoding TetR/AcrR family transcriptional regulator: MGTQRTWAGTGIEERRAARRDTLLAAGIELLGAQGGAAVGVRAVCRAAGLTERYFYESFADRDRFVRAVYDDVGRQAHAALVAAVGAAPAPHDRAAAAVSAFVELMVDDPARGRVLLLAPLVEPALGGRGLQLAPAFVLLVHEQLSQITDRDERQMTAVGLVGALTSLFIGYLDGTIVTSRERFVGHCVALLDGAGQRSG, from the coding sequence GTGGGTACGCAGCGGACGTGGGCGGGCACCGGAATCGAGGAACGCCGTGCCGCCCGGCGCGACACACTGCTCGCCGCCGGCATCGAACTGCTGGGCGCACAGGGCGGTGCGGCCGTCGGCGTCCGCGCGGTCTGCCGCGCCGCCGGACTCACCGAACGGTACTTCTACGAGAGTTTCGCCGACCGCGACCGATTCGTCCGAGCGGTGTACGACGACGTCGGCCGGCAGGCGCACGCCGCACTCGTGGCGGCGGTCGGAGCGGCACCGGCACCACACGACCGCGCGGCCGCGGCCGTGTCGGCCTTCGTGGAACTGATGGTCGACGACCCGGCGCGTGGCCGGGTGCTGCTGCTCGCGCCGCTCGTCGAGCCCGCGCTCGGTGGGCGGGGGCTCCAACTCGCCCCGGCCTTCGTGCTGCTCGTACACGAGCAGCTGTCGCAGATCACCGATCGCGACGAACGGCAGATGACGGCGGTCGGCCTCGTCGGGGCGCTCACGAGTCTGTTCATCGGGTACCTGGACGGCACGATCGTGACATCCCGCGAGCGGTTCGTCGGACACTGTGTCGCACTGCTCGACGGTGCCGGTCAGCGCAGCGGCTGA
- a CDS encoding oxygenase MpaB family protein, whose product MTRSDTSAPIPLGPDSLTWRYFGDWRGMLQGLWAGSMQNMHPGLGAGVEQHSRFFEERWERLFRSLYPIGGVVFDGDRAQQTAEEVRNYHRDIKGVDAKGRRYHALDPETFYWAHATFFMGTILTADNFMGGITEAQKRQLFTEHIQWYRLYGMSMRPVPQTWEDFQRYWEHMCRDVLEDNRAARDVLDLSDIGRPPFLMWVPEPIWRVARIPVSKGFVWLTVGMYDQPVRDLLGYRWGPLDAWLHRRVGELVNVAFRLVPERRRKHPRARGGVDRVSGRSPADAPLVHTPTRNLPPLEHRNDPSHYVPPLN is encoded by the coding sequence ATGACCCGTTCGGACACGTCGGCGCCGATACCGCTCGGTCCCGACTCGCTCACGTGGCGCTACTTCGGCGACTGGCGCGGCATGCTCCAGGGTCTGTGGGCGGGGTCGATGCAGAACATGCACCCGGGTCTGGGCGCCGGAGTGGAGCAGCACTCCCGGTTCTTCGAGGAACGGTGGGAACGCCTGTTCCGGTCGCTGTACCCGATCGGCGGCGTGGTGTTCGACGGTGACCGCGCGCAGCAGACGGCCGAGGAGGTCCGCAACTACCACCGCGACATCAAGGGCGTGGACGCGAAGGGACGGCGCTATCACGCACTCGACCCCGAGACGTTCTACTGGGCGCACGCCACGTTCTTCATGGGCACGATCCTCACCGCCGACAACTTCATGGGCGGCATCACCGAGGCCCAGAAGCGGCAACTGTTCACCGAGCACATCCAGTGGTACCGGCTCTACGGGATGAGCATGCGTCCGGTGCCGCAGACGTGGGAGGACTTCCAGCGGTACTGGGAGCACATGTGCCGCGACGTCCTCGAGGACAACAGGGCTGCCCGTGACGTGCTCGACCTGTCCGACATCGGCCGTCCCCCGTTCCTGATGTGGGTGCCGGAGCCGATCTGGCGGGTCGCCCGGATTCCGGTGTCGAAGGGGTTCGTGTGGCTCACGGTCGGGATGTACGACCAGCCTGTGCGGGATCTGCTGGGCTACCGCTGGGGGCCGCTGGACGCGTGGCTGCACCGCCGCGTCGGCGAACTCGTGAATGTGGCATTCCGACTCGTTCCGGAGCGCAGGCGCAAGCATCCGCGGGCCCGTGGCGGCGTCGACCGGGTCAGCGGGCGGTCACCGGCCGACGCTCCACTGGTGCACACGCCGACGCGCAACCTTCCGCCGCTCGAGCATCGCAACGATCCGAGCCACTACGTTCCACCCCTCAACTGA
- a CDS encoding glycerol-3-phosphate dehydrogenase/oxidase: protein MDKQPGVQFLGPQQREQAWEKLGTEQFDVVVIGGGVVGAGAALDAATRGLKVALVEARDFASGTSSRSSKMFHGGLRYLEQLEFGLVAEALHERELSMSTLAPHLVKPLKFLFPLTHRVWERPYMAAGFLLYDRMGGAKSVPAQKHLTRAGALRMAPGLKRHSLVGGIRYYDTVVDDARHTMTVARTAAQYGAVVRTSTQVVGFLREADRVSGVRVRDSETGETTEVCGHVVINSTGVWTDEIQSLSRQRGRFRVRASKGVHIVVPRDRIVSDAAIILRTEKSVLFVIPWGGHWIIGTTDTDWNLDLAHPAATKADIDYILGHVNKVLVTPLTPDDIDGVYAGLRPLLAGESDETSKLSREHAVARVAPGLVAIAGGKYTTYRVMGQDAVDLASEDIPARVAPSITEKVPLVGADGYFALVNQAVHLGQLYGLHPYRVKHLLDRYGSLIDEVLELGQDSPELLQPITDAPDYLQVEAVYAAAAEGALHLEDILARRTRISIEYPHRGVNCAEQVANLVAPILGWDSATIDREVETYRARVEAEIMSQAQPDDASADALRAAAPEARAQILEPVPGTVLPSGGSARS, encoded by the coding sequence TTGGACAAGCAGCCTGGTGTGCAATTCCTCGGTCCGCAGCAGCGCGAGCAGGCCTGGGAGAAGTTGGGAACCGAGCAATTCGACGTGGTGGTGATCGGTGGCGGCGTCGTCGGTGCCGGCGCGGCGCTCGATGCCGCGACGCGCGGGCTCAAGGTGGCGCTCGTCGAGGCCCGCGATTTCGCCTCGGGCACGTCGTCACGCTCGTCGAAGATGTTCCACGGCGGACTGCGCTATCTGGAGCAGCTCGAGTTCGGTCTGGTGGCGGAGGCGCTGCACGAGCGGGAACTGTCGATGTCGACGCTCGCGCCGCATCTGGTCAAGCCGTTGAAATTCCTTTTCCCGCTGACACATCGGGTGTGGGAGCGGCCGTACATGGCGGCCGGATTCCTCCTCTACGACCGGATGGGCGGCGCGAAGTCGGTCCCGGCGCAGAAACATCTGACGCGGGCGGGTGCCCTGCGGATGGCGCCCGGACTCAAGCGGCACTCGCTGGTCGGCGGAATCCGCTACTACGACACCGTCGTCGACGACGCCCGCCACACGATGACCGTGGCACGCACGGCGGCCCAGTACGGCGCGGTCGTTCGGACCTCGACGCAGGTGGTGGGCTTCCTTCGGGAGGCCGACCGGGTGTCCGGCGTGCGGGTCCGCGACTCGGAGACCGGTGAGACGACCGAGGTCTGCGGCCACGTCGTCATCAATTCCACCGGTGTGTGGACCGACGAGATCCAGTCGCTGTCCCGCCAGCGTGGACGGTTCCGGGTGCGGGCGTCCAAGGGCGTGCACATCGTGGTTCCGCGCGATCGGATCGTGAGCGACGCCGCGATCATCCTGCGCACCGAGAAGTCGGTGCTGTTCGTGATTCCGTGGGGTGGCCACTGGATCATCGGCACCACCGACACCGACTGGAATCTCGACCTCGCACACCCGGCCGCGACCAAGGCCGACATCGACTACATCCTCGGCCACGTCAACAAGGTGCTGGTCACCCCGCTCACCCCCGACGACATCGACGGCGTGTACGCCGGGCTACGTCCGCTGCTGGCGGGGGAGAGTGACGAGACGTCGAAACTCTCGCGGGAACACGCCGTCGCACGCGTCGCGCCGGGCCTCGTCGCGATCGCCGGCGGCAAGTACACGACCTACCGGGTGATGGGGCAGGACGCCGTCGACCTCGCCTCGGAGGACATTCCGGCCCGCGTCGCGCCGTCGATCACCGAGAAGGTGCCGCTGGTCGGCGCCGACGGCTACTTCGCGCTGGTCAACCAGGCCGTGCACCTCGGCCAGCTGTACGGACTGCACCCGTATCGGGTCAAGCACCTGCTCGACCGGTACGGCTCGCTCATCGACGAGGTCCTGGAACTGGGTCAGGACTCACCCGAGTTGCTCCAGCCGATCACCGACGCGCCCGACTACCTGCAGGTGGAAGCCGTGTATGCGGCCGCGGCCGAGGGTGCGCTGCATCTCGAGGACATCCTCGCGCGCCGCACCCGCATCTCGATCGAGTACCCGCACCGCGGCGTGAACTGCGCCGAGCAGGTGGCCAATCTCGTCGCGCCGATCCTCGGCTGGGACTCGGCCACGATCGACCGCGAGGTCGAGACGTATCGGGCGCGCGTCGAGGCCGAGATCATGTCGCAGGCGCAGCCGGACGACGCTTCCGCCGACGCGCTGCGGGCCGCGGCCCCGGAGGCGCGTGCGCAGATCCTCGAGCCGGTACCGGGCACGGTGCTGCCTAGTGGTGGGTCAGCACGATCTTGA